A genomic window from Candidatus Thiocaldithrix dubininis includes:
- a CDS encoding cysteine hydrolase family protein, translating into MSQALLVIDLQNDYFPDGKFPLWNTEQTLANIEQAIAHAQAQNIPVILIQHIADSSQGLAPFFNEGTEGVEIHPRILAAAPNAPIVVKAYADSFYQTNLSDVLKQLDVNELLVCGMMTQNCVTHTAISKAADAYQVSILPDCCTTVSEMLHLIALHAVSTRVALIPATVALPG; encoded by the coding sequence ATGAGCCAAGCATTATTAGTTATTGATTTACAAAACGATTACTTCCCTGATGGCAAATTTCCGTTATGGAATACAGAACAAACCCTAGCCAATATTGAACAAGCGATTGCTCACGCCCAAGCTCAGAACATTCCAGTTATTTTAATTCAACATATTGCAGATAGCAGTCAAGGGCTTGCCCCATTTTTTAATGAGGGAACAGAGGGAGTGGAAATTCACCCGCGCATTTTAGCCGCCGCACCTAATGCGCCGATTGTCGTTAAAGCATATGCAGATAGTTTTTATCAAACGAATTTAAGCGACGTATTAAAGCAGTTAGACGTAAATGAATTATTAGTGTGTGGCATGATGACGCAAAACTGCGTGACTCACACCGCCATTTCTAAAGCGGCGGATGCGTATCAAGTCAGCATTTTGCCGGATTGCTGTACAACGGTTAGCGAAATGCTGCACTTAATTGCCTTACATGCGGTTTCTACTCGCGTGGCGTTAATTCCTGCTACTGTTGCCTTACCGGGTTAA
- a CDS encoding phosphoribosylanthranilate isomerase has translation MQTEAKRCRVKICGITSIIDAQMVANAGVDAIGLVFYAKSKRNVSIEQAAAICQALPPFISTVGLFLDADRAFVQQVLAQVPLDLLQFHGLETPAYCQQFQRPYIKAVGIHGLESVGGFQAYAEQYTHAKGFLLDSHALGGAGGTGETFDWSLVPQHYTKPIILAGGLTPHNVAQAIQQSGVYAVDLSSGVEAAPGVKDSAKVQAFMQAVASA, from the coding sequence ATGCAAACAGAAGCTAAACGTTGTCGGGTAAAAATTTGCGGCATTACTTCTATTATTGATGCGCAAATGGTGGCAAATGCAGGTGTAGATGCGATTGGGCTCGTGTTTTATGCCAAAAGCAAGCGCAATGTCAGCATTGAACAAGCCGCTGCTATTTGCCAAGCCTTGCCGCCCTTTATTAGCACGGTGGGGTTATTTTTGGATGCGGATCGCGCATTTGTCCAACAGGTGTTAGCGCAAGTGCCGTTGGACTTATTGCAATTTCATGGTTTGGAAACGCCTGCTTACTGCCAACAATTTCAGCGTCCTTATATTAAAGCGGTGGGTATTCACGGTTTAGAAAGCGTGGGTGGTTTTCAAGCGTATGCCGAGCAATATACGCATGCCAAAGGTTTTTTATTAGATAGCCATGCGCTTGGTGGGGCAGGCGGAACGGGTGAAACCTTCGATTGGTCGTTAGTACCACAACATTATACTAAGCCTATTATTTTGGCGGGTGGCTTAACCCCGCATAATGTGGCACAAGCGATTCAGCAAAGCGGGGTTTATGCTGTGGATTTAAGCTCAGGTGTAGAGGCTGCCCCCGGCGTTAAAGACAGCGCCAAGGTGCAAGCGTTTATGCAAGCGGTGGCCAGTGCTTAA
- the trpA gene encoding tryptophan synthase subunit alpha → MSRIASCLANLKAQHKAALIPYVVAGDPEPGITVNLMHAMVQAGANIIELGVPFSDPMADGSTIQLAHERALLHNTSLSSVLDMVRQFRQTDNNTPVVLMGYLNPVEVMGYAAFAKAAQVAGVDGALIVDLPPEEGVDVLPVFKQHDVDAIFLISPTTPASRIQTIAQVGSGYLYYVSLKGVTGANSLDVGKVAQRLDEIRHYTNLPVGVGFGIKDAATAQAVAQVADAVVVGSAIVKLVEATPTDTQVITTNISQLLATMRHAMDSNS, encoded by the coding sequence ATGAGTCGCATTGCCAGTTGTTTAGCAAACTTAAAAGCGCAACACAAAGCCGCCTTAATTCCTTATGTTGTGGCGGGTGACCCTGAACCCGGTATTACCGTAAACCTGATGCATGCAATGGTGCAAGCAGGCGCGAATATTATTGAATTAGGCGTACCGTTTTCTGACCCAATGGCGGACGGTTCAACCATTCAATTAGCGCATGAACGGGCGTTGCTGCATAACACCAGCTTAAGCTCTGTGCTAGACATGGTGCGGCAATTTCGACAAACCGACAACAATACGCCTGTGGTATTAATGGGCTATCTCAACCCAGTTGAAGTGATGGGTTATGCGGCTTTTGCCAAGGCGGCGCAAGTTGCTGGAGTCGACGGCGCATTGATTGTTGATTTGCCACCCGAAGAGGGCGTAGACGTATTACCTGTGTTTAAACAACACGATGTCGACGCTATTTTCTTAATTTCCCCAACGACTCCCGCCAGCCGTATTCAAACCATTGCCCAAGTGGGCAGCGGTTATTTGTATTATGTCTCGTTAAAGGGCGTAACGGGTGCGAATAGTTTGGATGTTGGCAAAGTTGCACAACGTTTAGATGAAATTCGCCATTACACTAATTTACCGGTTGGGGTTGGCTTTGGCATTAAGGACGCCGCTACTGCGCAGGCGGTGGCTCAAGTGGCCGATGCGGTAGTGGTAGGCAGCGCAATTGTCAAATTAGTAGAAGCCACACCGACCGATACGCAGGTCATTACAACGAATATTAGTCAATTACTGGCTACCATGCGTCACGCAATGGATAGCAACAGTTAG
- the trpB gene encoding tryptophan synthase subunit beta — protein sequence MPDAKGHFGIYGGRFIAETLMEPIYELEQAYNTLKHDPAFQAEFDRDLQYYVGRPSPLYLAERWTRELGGAKIFLKREDLNHTGAHKINNTIGQALLAKYMGKTRIIAETGAGQHGVASATIAARLGLECVVYMGAEDVQRQAPNVYRMKLLGATVVPVTSGSKTLKDALNEAMRDWVTNVDDTFYIIGTVAGPHPYPAMVRDFQAVIGREARQQILEQDGKLPEALVACVGGGSNAIGLFHPFLADESVALYGVEAAGAGIDTGKHAAPLTAGKPGVLHGNRTYLMEDNNGQIIETHSISAGLDYPGVGPEHAWLKDIGRAQYVAVTDDEAMHAFHALTRKEGIIPALESSHALAYAMKLAPTLSPEQSIIVNLSGRGDKDINTIARREGITL from the coding sequence ATGCCAGATGCAAAAGGGCATTTCGGCATATACGGTGGTCGGTTTATTGCCGAAACTTTAATGGAACCGATTTATGAACTTGAGCAGGCGTATAATACTTTAAAACATGATCCCGCCTTTCAAGCCGAATTTGATCGTGATTTACAATATTATGTAGGTCGCCCTAGCCCTTTATACCTTGCCGAACGTTGGACGCGTGAATTAGGCGGCGCGAAAATCTTCTTAAAACGTGAAGATTTGAACCACACAGGCGCACATAAAATTAATAACACGATTGGTCAAGCCTTGCTCGCTAAATACATGGGTAAAACCCGTATTATCGCGGAAACCGGCGCAGGTCAGCACGGTGTGGCATCTGCCACGATTGCCGCTCGCCTAGGCTTAGAGTGCGTGGTGTATATGGGGGCGGAAGACGTACAACGTCAAGCGCCCAATGTTTACCGCATGAAATTATTAGGCGCGACCGTTGTGCCGGTAACGTCTGGCTCGAAAACCCTGAAAGATGCGTTAAACGAAGCGATGCGCGATTGGGTAACCAATGTGGACGATACCTTTTACATTATCGGTACAGTCGCAGGGCCGCATCCTTATCCGGCAATGGTACGTGATTTCCAAGCCGTGATTGGGCGTGAAGCGCGTCAGCAAATTTTGGAGCAAGACGGCAAATTGCCGGAGGCTTTAGTGGCTTGTGTGGGCGGTGGTTCAAATGCCATTGGTTTATTCCATCCGTTTTTAGCCGATGAATCGGTTGCACTGTATGGGGTAGAAGCGGCAGGGGCAGGGATTGACACCGGCAAACACGCTGCACCTTTAACTGCGGGTAAGCCCGGTGTATTACACGGTAATCGTACCTATTTAATGGAAGATAACAATGGGCAAATCATTGAAACCCATTCGATTTCTGCGGGTTTAGATTATCCGGGCGTTGGGCCTGAACATGCGTGGTTAAAAGATATTGGGCGCGCTCAGTATGTAGCGGTTACGGATGATGAAGCCATGCACGCTTTCCATGCCTTAACTCGTAAGGAAGGCATTATTCCCGCCTTAGAAAGCTCACATGCCTTGGCGTATGCTATGAAACTTGCCCCAACATTAAGCCCTGAGCAAAGCATTATTGTGAATTTATCAGGACGTGGCGATAAGGATATTAATACGATTGCGCGTCGGGAGGGAATTACGCTATGA
- a CDS encoding Lrp/AsnC family transcriptional regulator, which yields MDKINQAILACLKANSRRSWQEIGKQVFLSGQAVAARVQQLEDHGLISAYTIRQTKIERHFITMFMEVAQFEQFERFLQQEPQVEAAYKITGEGCYQLIFTPDNPQSLEPFLNSLLKYGKYRVSSAIRCVK from the coding sequence ATGGATAAGATTAATCAGGCAATTTTGGCATGTTTGAAGGCAAATAGCCGTCGGAGTTGGCAGGAAATAGGTAAGCAGGTGTTTTTAAGTGGGCAAGCGGTCGCCGCACGCGTTCAGCAATTAGAAGATCATGGGTTAATTAGTGCTTATACTATTCGCCAAACCAAGATTGAGCGGCATTTCATCACAATGTTTATGGAAGTGGCACAGTTTGAGCAATTTGAGCGCTTTTTACAGCAAGAGCCTCAAGTAGAAGCTGCTTATAAGATAACGGGTGAAGGCTGTTATCAATTGATTTTTACACCGGATAACCCACAATCTTTAGAGCCATTTTTAAATTCATTATTAAAATACGGTAAATATCGGGTTTCAAGCGCCATTCGCTGTGTGAAATAA